In Phragmites australis chromosome 16, lpPhrAust1.1, whole genome shotgun sequence, one DNA window encodes the following:
- the LOC133896262 gene encoding dormancy-associated protein homolog 3-like, which translates to MGLLDQLWDETVAGPRPDSGLGKLRKCSSFSLSLPSSAADAPPAVTRSITIARPPSLSIPSPRSESYSSSVPSSPASTPGSQFATATIPKGDSWRNLRRKPKVSDGPEAAVEPRSPTVYDWVVISSLDR; encoded by the exons ATGGgcctcctcgaccagctctgggACGAGACGGTGGCCGGCCCGCGCCCGGACTCCGGCCTCGGCAAGCTCCGCAAgtgctcctccttctccctctcgtTGCCGTCCTCCGCGGCCGATGCGCCGCCGGCGGTGACTCGCAGCATCACCATCGCCCGCCCGCCGTCACTGTCGATCCCGTCGCCGCGCAGCGAGTCGTATAGCTCCTCCGTGCCGTCCTCCCCGGCCAGCACACCGGGCTCCCAGTTCGCCACAG CTACAATTCCCAAGGGAGACAGCTGGAGGAATCTTCGCCGGAAACCCAAGGTCTCCGACGGGCCGGAGGCGGCCGTCGAGCCGAGGAGCCCCACCGTGTACGACTG ggtggtgatcaGTTCGTTGGACCGGTGA